One Deltaproteobacteria bacterium genomic window, TTGCAGGCATTGTTGACAGGGTAAAATGTAAGACCTGCGGGAGCGAGCACAAATACCATCCTGACAAGAAAAAGGCTCCTGCCAGGACCCTCAAACAGAAGAAACGTCCGGTCCCCAAAAAGAAGGATTTAACCAGGGACTTTGCGAACCTGGCTGAAAAGTTCAAGGAAAAGCCATCAATAGCGTACAGCATATCGGCATCGTTTGAGCCGGACGATGTGATCGACCACAAGACCTTTGGAAGGGGGATCGTGACAAGTGTCTCCCATGAAAAGATGGAGGTCGTTTTTTTCGAAGGACCCCGCATCCTTGCATGCAACCGGTAGAAAACATATCCCTTATTTGGGCAGCCCCCACGGTTGATCTTTCAACCAAATAACCTCATCCCCGGTGTGTTCGCAAATACACGGGAATGGGTTTTATTCAAGGCACTTCCTCCCACGAAAAGGTCCCCTGACGGGTGATGACGTTGCATGCCCTGGCCACAGAGACCGTGTGGTGATGAGACACGTCCATCAGGGCCCAATCCAACCCGGCCGAGGCAACCATCGGGAGGTACACGGCCTCCATCACTCGTCTTTTTTCTTTCGGACCTCTGCCGCTTGTCAGATTGGACAGCCCCACGACGGTCTTGACCGGACAACCCAGGAGTTCCGGCAGCATCCGGATGACCGTCAGAAGTTCCATGGCCTGCCTTGGCCCATCCTCCCACATCAGGGGGACCAGTACCGGATCGATAATCAGCCGCTCAGGTTCAATGCCCTTTTCATGCAATGCCTCAAGTAGCTGAACCGCCAGTGAGAGGCGTTCGTCGGCATTGCCCGGCACCCTCCCGGTTGGATCAAGGAGAAAGCCTATGATATCGCAATCAAACCTTGAGGCGAGGGGGAGGATTTTTTCGATCTTGGCTGGCTCCAATGAAAACCCGTTGAGGATCGGTTTCTGTCTGCATACCCGAAGACCAGCGGCCATGGCCGAAGGATTGGAGGTATCCAGCGAGAGGGGAAGATGACATACCTCCTGAACCGCCTCCACAAGAAAGGCCATTTTCGTTTCACCATCCCGCGTCAGCAGGCCTGGATTGATATCAATGATGTCGGCCCCCGCCTGTTCACAGTGTCTTGCCAGGGCCTGAATAGGCAAGGGGTCCATCTCATCCAAGGCCTGTGCGATCCGTGGATCCGTAATCTGAATATTGTCGGCAATAATCTGCATAGATGACCCTACATCCAAGGCCAGGCCTTATTTACGATATCGGCGCACGGCCTTTTGTCCATGACTCCGGAATTCTGGATTACACCGCTTCGATGGTGGAAGGCGGCTTTGTGGCAATATTGTAGGTGACGCTGACGATGCCGGGGACCTCGCGAATAATGTCGCTGGCAAGTTGTTCAAGGGTTTCGAACGAAAGACGTGTCGGTGTCGCGGTCCGCGCGTCCACGCTGTCCCAGCAGCGCACCTCGATCTGCCGGCCGAAATCCCGCTTGCCGTCGCGCACGCCGGTGACGCGATCTTCATGAAGAATTCCCATGTACTGGAAAGCGCCGGTGTTTTTCAGCAGCCGCTCCACAACGACCGTTGCCTTGCGCACCGTCTCAATGCGTTCCGGGGTGGCTTCTCCGATCACCCGCGCAGAAAGCGCCGGACCCGGAAAGGGGATGCGCTCAAACAGTTCGGAAGGGAGACCAAGCGCCTTGCCGATCTTCCGGACGCCGTCTTTGCGAAGCTGGATCAGCGGCTCGATGATCTGATAGCCGAAGGCCTCCTGTGGATCAATGCCGAGCTGTTCGAAAACATTGTGTTGCCGTTTGATCCCTGCAACGGTTTCATCCACGTCTGTCAGAATCGTCCCCTGAAGCAGATGTTTGGCGCCGCTTTCTTTGACAATGCGCCCGAAGACCGTACTGTAGAAGGTCTGCCGGATCGCTTCCCGCTTCTCTTCCGGGTCGGTGATCCCTTTGAGGGCTGAAAAAAACGCCTCCCTGGCATCCACCACGTCAACCATGACACCGAGGTCCCTGAAAAAACCGACCACCTGTTCGGATTCCCCTTCGCGCATGAGACCGTTTTCGATGAATACGGTCTTCAGCTGATTTCCCAGGGCGCGATGCCCGAGCATGGTCACGGTGGACGAATCGACGCCCCCGGAGAGGGCGTTTATGGCCATCCCTTCCCCCACAGCGGCCTTGATCTCCCCAACCTTTTCCTGGATGAAGTGTTCGGTGTTCAAGTCTTGCACAGCGATTTCCCTGATCATGGGGCATCCTCCTCTGAATGGTGAACTTTTATTTAGAATTCCTGGTATTGTCATACAACAATTCGTCTTGACCTCAAATGGCCACCCATCCCTGTAACAATAAAGGGCTAAACTGTTACTTAGTACCCGAACGGAAACCCGAAAAATCAAGAAACTGTGAAATATGAGAAGAGGTTCTGTTAATGAAAATTTTGTTCCATCAATTTTCAATTTTCAATTCTTGAATATTCAATTGTGCCTGAACGGGGTTTTCGTTCAGGCACTTCTTATACGCACGATGCCTCTGCATACGCCCTTCTCGCTTCAATGACAATCTTGATGCCGCCACTGGGCACCACCACCGAAATGATTAACCCTATGGCGAGGTCAGGAAGGCGTGCCGGCTGGGTGTTGATTACGATGGATACGAATACCTAACAGTCGACGAGGGCGGGCGGATTGGGCCAAGGGGAGGCATTGCCGGATTGTGGAGTCCCGGCCTCTGGTGTGCTGCTGGAGACTGAAAACCCGGGCGTCCTGAAGGGGCAGCCCATAGATGGGCTTGTCCTTATGTGAAAATCCTTGGCTGCAGTCCATCCGGGTCAGCCGGATCATTCCAGAAGGACCTTGTTGAAGCTGACCTCCATGGCACCG contains:
- a CDS encoding dihydropteroate synthase, which codes for MQIIADNIQITDPRIAQALDEMDPLPIQALARHCEQAGADIIDINPGLLTRDGETKMAFLVEAVQEVCHLPLSLDTSNPSAMAAGLRVCRQKPILNGFSLEPAKIEKILPLASRFDCDIIGFLLDPTGRVPGNADERLSLAVQLLEALHEKGIEPERLIIDPVLVPLMWEDGPRQAMELLTVIRMLPELLGCPVKTVVGLSNLTSGRGPKEKRRVMEAVYLPMVASAGLDWALMDVSHHHTVSVARACNVITRQGTFSWEEVP
- a CDS encoding ExsB family transcriptional regulator codes for the protein MIREIAVQDLNTEHFIQEKVGEIKAAVGEGMAINALSGGVDSSTVTMLGHRALGNQLKTVFIENGLMREGESEQVVGFFRDLGVMVDVVDAREAFFSALKGITDPEEKREAIRQTFYSTVFGRIVKESGAKHLLQGTILTDVDETVAGIKRQHNVFEQLGIDPQEAFGYQIIEPLIQLRKDGVRKIGKALGLPSELFERIPFPGPALSARVIGEATPERIETVRKATVVVERLLKNTGAFQYMGILHEDRVTGVRDGKRDFGRQIEVRCWDSVDARTATPTRLSFETLEQLASDIIREVPGIVSVTYNIATKPPSTIEAV